One window from the genome of Melopsittacus undulatus isolate bMelUnd1 chromosome W unlocalized genomic scaffold, bMelUnd1.mat.Z SUPER_W_unloc_4, whole genome shotgun sequence encodes:
- the LOC117438282 gene encoding dynein regulatory complex subunit 4-like has protein sequence MAPKKNVGKKGNVSKSPAVVDALFPTSMSKEELEKHIVHLREELDWEQEEHNYFQLEHDMMHTLWEITCWQLEEKRAELCNKDWEVEEQHQVEIKVYKQKVKHLLYKHQENLTELTAESILYMKLAQGMELQKDKFSLKVKLVRNGF, from the exons ATG GCACCCAAAAAGAATGttggaaaaaaagggaatgtGAGCAAAAGTCCAGCAGTGGTTGATGCCTTGTTCCCAACAAGCATGAGCAAGGAGGAG CTGGAGAAGCACATTGTGCATCTCCGGGAGGAGCTGGACTGGGAACAGGAAGAGCACAACTATTTCCAGCTGGAGCACGACATGATGCACACCCTCTGGGAGATCACCTGCTGGCAGCTGGAGGAGAAGAGAGCGGAGCTATGCAACAAGGACTGGGAGGTGGAGGAGCAGCATCAAGTGGAGATCaag GTTTACAAGCAGAAGGTGAAGCACCTGCTGTACAAACACCAGGAAAACCTCACTGAGCTGACGGCAGAGAGCATCCTGTATATGAAGCTGGcccaggggatggagctgcagaaAGACAAGTTCTCCTTGAAAGTGAAGCTTGTGAGAAATGGCTTCTAA